CTCTTATACGTCACGAACGAACCGCTCATGATGAAAAACCGTCCGATTTACACGGTTATCAGCGCAATCGTCAACGTGTTCCGGTCGATCCCGTTCATCATTTTGATCATCTTGCTCATCCCGTTCACGTTACTCGTCGTCGGGACGATGCTCGGATCGACGGCAGCGTTGCCGGCGCTCATCATCGGTGCGGCTCCGTTCTATGCGCGGATGGTCGAGCTCGCCCTGCGTGAAGTCGACCGCGGCGTCATCGAGGCGGCTGAATCGATGGGTGCGACAAAATGGCAGATCGTCTATAAAGTGTTGTTCCCAGAAGCATTGCCGGCCATCGTGTCAGGCATTACGGTCACGATTGTCGCGATCGTCGGTTATACGGCGATGGCAGGGGTCGTTGGGGGCGGGGGACTCGGGAACTTGGCGTTCCTCGAAGGGTTCCAGCGCTCACAGAGTGACGTCACGTTCGTCGCGACCGTCTTAATCTTGGTTATCGTCTTCGTCATCCAGTTCATCGGCGATCGACTCGTATCAGTAATTGACAAGCGTTCCGCTTGATCTAAATAGAAAATTTGGAGGGGTTTTATAATGA
This sequence is a window from Exiguobacterium mexicanum. Protein-coding genes within it:
- a CDS encoding methionine ABC transporter permease, with amino-acid sequence MFPNVDWQVMLEQTWETLYMTLVAGAATFVIGLALGMLLYVTNEPLMMKNRPIYTVISAIVNVFRSIPFIILIILLIPFTLLVVGTMLGSTAALPALIIGAAPFYARMVELALREVDRGVIEAAESMGATKWQIVYKVLFPEALPAIVSGITVTIVAIVGYTAMAGVVGGGGLGNLAFLEGFQRSQSDVTFVATVLILVIVFVIQFIGDRLVSVIDKRSA